The genomic interval CCGACCGGCTGGTCGACCTGCGAGCGCGGCTGTCGAACGCCGAAGCCGAGCGCGACCGACTCAGGAACCTCTACGAGTCGGCCAACGAGACCGAGGACGTGCTGGCGGTGAGCCGGGAACTGAGCGCCGCCCAGGAACGCGTCGAACGCCTCGACGCCCAGCTGGCCGCGCTGGAGGGTCGGGTCGCGCTCTCGACGGTGACGGTCGACCTGCGCGAACCGCACCCCGAACCCGCCGCGGCCGAAGCGGGGACGGCGTTCCACGAGACGGACGTCGTCGCGGCGCTCGCCTGGTCGGTGGGCGGGGTCGTGCGCCTCGTCCGGTCGCTGGTGGTCGCGCTCGCCTACGCGCTGCCGTACCTGGTCGTCCTCGCGGTTCCGGTCGGTGTGGCGGCCGCCCTCTACCGGCGCGTCGGGTGAGTCGGGGACGAACCTGACAGGCGTCCGAACCGCCGTCTCGGGTCGTGTCGAGTCGTCTCCTGGGCTGCCGCGGCCCCGCGGTTATTTGCTGACCGGTCGCGTCCGGTGGGTATGGGCGGTGTCTCCGAGACGATCGACCGACACGAGGGGCGACTGGAACGAGCCGAGGAGGTGCTCCGTGCCATCGTGCGCGAGGCGCGGGTCGAGAAGCTGACGTTTATGGCCGGTTCCATCGCCTACCACGCGTTCGTCTCGCTGTTGCCCGCACTGGTCCTCCTGTTCGCCGTCTCCTCCACGCTCGGCGTCTCGGTCCAGGGCGGCATCGAGGAACTCACCGGCACGCTCCTCTCGCAGGACGTCTCGAGGCAACTCATCGACGACATCACCTCGACGAACCAGTCGACGAGCCTCTCCATCGTCGGACTGGCGGTGCTCGTCTGGGGGAGCCTCCGCATCTTCCGGGGCCTCGACACGGCCTTCTCGGACATCTACGAGTCCGAGGCCGCCAACACGTTCACCGACCAGATTACCGACGGAGTACTGGTGCTCGGGACGTTCGCGGTCGCCATCGTCGCGGCCGTCTGGGTCCAGTCTCGCTTCCCCATCACGGGCGGCGGTCCCCTGGTCGCGCTGGTCGGGGGTCTCGTCACCGTCGTCGGCCTCACCGTCGCGTTCCTCCCGATGTACTACGTGTTCCCTGACGCGGACGTCAGCGTCACGGAGGTCCTTCCGGGGGTCGTCGTCGCCTCCGTCGGTCTGACGCTGTTCGCACTGCTGTTCAAGGTGTACATCACCTTCTCGGGGAACGCGGACTCGGCGCAGTCGGGGAGCCTCGTCGCCGCCATCATCCTCCTGCTGACGTGGCTCTACTTCAGCAGCCTCGTCATCCTGCTGGGCGTCGCGGTCAACGCCGTCCTCTCGAACCGCTCGCGGGACGTGAGCATCGACCCGGTCGTCGGGGGCGTCCCACGCGGTGAGCGCCGGAAACTCGCCACCCGCGACGAACTCGTCGCGGAACTGGAGGCGTTCGCCACGCTGCTCGACGACGACCCCGAGACGTTCGTCGCACACATCGACGACCAGGAGGTGTCGCTACACCCGCCGCAGGCAATCACGGTCGATACGGACCCGGAACTCGGCTTCGGAGACGGCTCGGTCGCCGTCGAGTTGCGCTGGACGCCCCGAGAGGAGTGAGGCCCGTCTGGGCCTGGAAAGGAGCGCGAGCGATTCGGCGATACTACCGGAAGGACCCGACGGTCCGACCGACCGTACTGACGCCCTTCGCCGCCACGTACCGACCGGCCATCGTCACGAACGACCGCGGGTCCTCGGCGAACCGGACGAAGAGCGGGTCGTACCCGAACTCGTCGGCGGCCTCCCCCGGCGGAATCACCTGGTTCTCGTCGAAGCAGTACACCGGCTTCTCCGCCTGCCGGGCGATGACGATTGCCTGATGTCGCGAACTCTCGACGAACGACGACGCACCGGTCGCCTCGTACACGTCGGCCTTGTACTCGCCGTGGCCGCCCCGTTCGTCCCTGACGGCCTTGCTCGGCAGGTCCCACATCACGAGTTCGTCGTACTCGATGCCGTGTTCGTCCAGCCACTGCTCGGTCTCGGGGCGGTACTGCTCCAGCCGACAGGTGACGAGCCACCCGACGCGCGTGTCGGGAATCAACCGTGGCTCGACCGTCGTGAGGAACTCCCGGTAGCGCGGGCCGTCGTCGTTCTCCTCGGGCGTCGGGTCACGACAGAGCACGCCGTCGATGTCGACGCAGGCGTTTCCGAGCGTCTCCGGGTGCAACAGTTCCCACTCGAACGCACACGGGTCCGCGACGGTCTCGGTCCAGTAGTCGGGCCGGTCGGCTGCACGCTCGGAGACGTACACCGCCGCGCTCCGCACAGTGGCGGAATCGGCGAGGTCGCTCGGCCGGACCCGTCTCTCGACCGACTCGTCGGGTCCGACGTGGTCCGCGAGAACCAGGAGGACCTCGCCGTCCACCGCCTCCTCGCCTCGAATCTCCTCGGTGTCGACGACCGGCAGTCCCGTCGTCTGCTGGAGCAGGCTCGCCGCCACCGAACTGCTACCGTCGAGGTGGACGATGCGGTCGACGTCGTTCGGCAGGTCCCAGGCCAGGCGACGGACGGCCGCGTTCAGGTCGTCGACGCTGCGATAGTCCATCGTCTACGCTCTCCACCGGCCGACGCATTAATTCATCGTACAGAGAACGTAGTAGCGCCACTGACCGGTCGAATGAGATACTGTGACATTGCGAGGGTTCCCGCCGGCGACGACGATTCGCCACGACTCGCGCCTCGACAGAGACGTGTCGGCCGGTGGTCAGAACGTCAGCGAGCGATGTACCGTGCGACGAAGACGATCGGGACGACCGGTATCGCCAACCCCGTTACGACCAGGAAGACGGCGATGAGTATCCGCTCGCCGGTGGTCGAGTCGCCCCACACGGACTGCCAGGCGTCGTCGATAGCCTCCGCGGTTCGTCGAATCAGGTCGGCCTTGCCCGATTCGTGACGCCGAGTGCCCCGCAACGCTTTCCCTGCGTCAGGACCCGTGAACGCTCGACCACGACGAGGACCCGTGGCCTCGTGAACGCCCGACTCGACTCAGCGTCGTCTACACGCCGATTTCGAGAGGTTACGCAGACGAAGTCTCTGCGCGGAGTAGAACTCGGGAGAAGTGCACCGACCGAGATTTGAACCACGGTCGCTCGCTTCCTCGCTCTGCTCGGACTGCGTGCTCCCTGCTTCAAATCTCTTCGTCGAGAATTCACGGGGACCACTCAGTTGCAGCGCGACGAGACGCGCTGCTGGAATCGTTGGTTCCTGAGAAGTGCACTGACCGAGATTTGAACTCGGGTTGTGACCATGGCAAGGTCACGTGATACCACTACACTATCAGTGCGCTTTCTGCATCCCAACCTGGGACGGAGAGGAATAAAAACGTACCGGAGTATCGGTGTCGGTGAACCCTCGTGGCATGGGACTGTCTCTCACCGAAAACGGTCGTGTGAGGCCCCCACACGCCCGTAGGGAAACGCTACCCTTT from Halomarina salina carries:
- a CDS encoding YihY/virulence factor BrkB family protein, with product MGGVSETIDRHEGRLERAEEVLRAIVREARVEKLTFMAGSIAYHAFVSLLPALVLLFAVSSTLGVSVQGGIEELTGTLLSQDVSRQLIDDITSTNQSTSLSIVGLAVLVWGSLRIFRGLDTAFSDIYESEAANTFTDQITDGVLVLGTFAVAIVAAVWVQSRFPITGGGPLVALVGGLVTVVGLTVAFLPMYYVFPDADVSVTEVLPGVVVASVGLTLFALLFKVYITFSGNADSAQSGSLVAAIILLLTWLYFSSLVILLGVAVNAVLSNRSRDVSIDPVVGGVPRGERRKLATRDELVAELEAFATLLDDDPETFVAHIDDQEVSLHPPQAITVDTDPELGFGDGSVAVELRWTPREE
- a CDS encoding orotate phosphoribosyltransferase yields the protein MDYRSVDDLNAAVRRLAWDLPNDVDRIVHLDGSSSVAASLLQQTTGLPVVDTEEIRGEEAVDGEVLLVLADHVGPDESVERRVRPSDLADSATVRSAAVYVSERAADRPDYWTETVADPCAFEWELLHPETLGNACVDIDGVLCRDPTPEENDDGPRYREFLTTVEPRLIPDTRVGWLVTCRLEQYRPETEQWLDEHGIEYDELVMWDLPSKAVRDERGGHGEYKADVYEATGASSFVESSRHQAIVIARQAEKPVYCFDENQVIPPGEAADEFGYDPLFVRFAEDPRSFVTMAGRYVAAKGVSTVGRTVGSFR